The following proteins are co-located in the Nocardia bhagyanarayanae genome:
- a CDS encoding acetyl-CoA carboxylase biotin carboxyl carrier protein, with product MTAVDDNPADARATGHDDYLRVLDAIQTGALHLLAGFPRQPSALRFQVGEVTVEAEWQTVAPPSTAMPVTEAPVESIAAPESPAIGPVVRAPSVGVFYRRPEPGSDPFVEVGDRVQAGQQIAIVEAMKLMIPVTAQTGGVITAILKEDNEPVQFDEPLFSYSPE from the coding sequence ATGACCGCAGTCGACGACAATCCCGCCGACGCCCGCGCCACCGGGCACGATGATTATCTCCGGGTCCTGGACGCCATACAGACGGGTGCGCTGCACCTGCTCGCGGGCTTCCCGCGCCAGCCGAGCGCACTGCGCTTCCAGGTCGGGGAGGTGACCGTGGAGGCCGAGTGGCAGACCGTCGCGCCGCCGTCCACAGCTATGCCAGTCACCGAAGCTCCGGTGGAATCCATTGCGGCGCCGGAGAGCCCGGCGATCGGACCGGTGGTGCGCGCACCCAGTGTGGGCGTGTTCTATCGCCGCCCCGAGCCGGGCTCGGATCCCTTCGTCGAGGTCGGAGACCGGGTGCAGGCCGGACAGCAGATCGCCATCGTGGAGGCGATGAAACTGATGATCCCGGTGACCGCTCAGACCGGCGGAGTGATCACCGCGATCCTCAAGGAAGACAACGAACCGGTGCAATTCGACGAGCCCTTGTTCTCGTATTCTCCGGAATGA